acaaattttggttctttttcattctattttttaataacaacaTTTGGTAATGAAATTTTTCACAGCTATTTTGGGTACCCAAGTATGAAATTGTTAGAAAGTTTTGGCCTATTTAACAAATTTAGCAACCCTAAAATCATTTGAAATCTTTAATTTTGGTTATTGGGGAggtaatatttttatttttattgcactttttaatgaacaatttttattttttttttaattagtgcTCATGCTTATTATTGTTATTGGAATATTTGGGCTTAGAAAGGCTCCTTTAACTTTCAGTTTAACTATTATTCTTTCAATTTTcgccattaaaaaaataaaaccctaaagtccaagacaaaaaaaaaaaaaaaaatcattagttTCATTCATTAATTCTTAGTGGTAAAGATACAACTTCCGTTGTATAATTCATTTTCAAGTTCaataatttgaaattatatatcGTGCCAATATTTTTGTAcaaaatgacatttttatacTCAATAATTGAatgttttgttaattatatCATTTATGCGGGTCATGTAGGGTCAAATCAATCCAACAAggtttgtttattaaatgggttaaattgattataattatctACCTATTTAAATATGGCGTATCAGAATTGGGAGAACTtatcaattaaattaaataaatagagTTGGTCAAATTCATGGGCACACAGCAGGCTGCTTTCctccaccaaaaagaaaaaaatttaatttcttgagCAATTTTGTTCTCTTTGGTCATAAAATTAAGAATTATAGGGGGTTAGATTTATACGTTACCTGTCATGAtctgagtaatgctatatgttttttttaaaaaaaaaaaaaatttattattattattattattgaaatcgAGCACACATATTATAAAAACCAATTTAAGCACAACATTTAAcagaaataacataaaaaatacaTGAGAAAACTTCCTAAGAAATCATTGCTCTTCACACAGAGATAATGCTTCCTTGCACCAAATTGGACGATActcctttaattttttgcacTTCCTCCCCCATTGCTCTGGAAAATTATGAAAACCCAACCTCTCTTTCCAAAGAAATTTGGCGGATGGCTATTTagtatacactacaaaaaatttagattttaataACCTAAccttagtaacgtgcaaaaccATTTTGTACGttactaaaatttaataacGTTACTTTAGTAACGTGATTTTCAGGTGACTAAACCCatagttactaaaataattttaataacgTGGAAATTGACACCACGTTACTAATTAGTAACGCGCAAAATTTCGCATGTTACTAAAAATTTAGTAACGTACAAAATTATTGCACGTCACTATTTAGTGGCCTGATGGTTTTGCACATTACTAAAATTAGTAACGTGATAAAATTATCACGTTACTAATTTTAGTGACGTACAATACTTTTACACGTTACtgaattataaattataaaaattattttagaaaaaaaaaaagcacgtTATTAATgtatataaaaaggaaaaaaaaaattagaaattatttttttagtaacgTGTGTTCACACGatactaaaattatataaaaaaaaattaaaaaaaaagtgcttcATTTCAAGCTTTAAAAGCCAATGAAGCACTTTACCATAACGAGTAGATAGCTCTGTTATggtaaagaaataaaaaattgccaTGAAATAATGGAATAATATGGTCCAAGCCCTTTTTCTCCGTAAGCAAATACAAGGCAAAATAGTTTCCCTCTGTATGCTATGTTGTTTCCATCCTTATCCAGTTCCTGTGTATAAACACCCAACATTAAAGCTTGCAAAgaaacgaaaacaaaaacaaaaatagactTAAATTCCAGATCTCAGATCTGGGATGATTATGTATGAAAAAAGTGTTTGATATTTGAATTGGGTTGCAAACCTTTGAAACTTCTTCTGTCATTTTCTTCAAATCGGATTGGTTTTTGCCGGACCCATTAACCATTTCaccgaaaagaagaaagaaaaccgGCATGGAAGAGCCATGGATAATGGCTCCCAAGCTCCCAGAGACCATGAGTAACCAGTCATACTTGTCTGCAAAAGCGAAGAGTTGGTAAAAGGGTAGGCTCTgctccttcttcttctcagCCTCGGGCAGTGTTTTTGCCTCTGTAGCCTCGGCCATTGCAGCCCGAAACCAAGTTTTTGAAAcggaaagagagggagagaggaaaAACAATGATTCTGAACTTACTAGTGGTCTATTGCCATTGAGGAAGAGATCTGAGCTAAACTGAACTGAGCTTGAAGAGTCAATGAGGTCTAGCTTTTATGGGCATCAAAGAGAAAGGCAGTGCTGCCTTCTGGGACACGCTTataaacagagagagagagagagagagagagagagagagagagagagagagagagagagagagagagagagagagagagtgagtgacaGTGACAGTGACAGTGACAGAGAGtgcaagagagagagtgagaaagtgagagatagagagaggacGTACTTGTGGTCGACGGAGAGCGGCGGCAGGTGGTGGTCGGCGCCTCGGCGGTGTCTGGAAAGTGAGACGGAGAGAGACGAGAGACTTGAGAAATGGAatgagttgagagagagagagagagagagtaaagcaGCTTTTtagaaaggaacaaaaaaaaaaaaaacaaaaaaaaaaaaattaaacttttgtCTTTGAGTGAGGcgcgcgcgggacacgaaactTTCGTGTCCCGCGTGAACGCCCCCTTCCCCCCAAATGCTCAATATGAGCCTTtctatcttttaattaatttttttgaatatcagttatattttttcgtttgtatttttttaaaaaaaaataaaattatttttcgtttttttttttattttaatagaaaactagtttttcctttttacttttcgattgttttcttctcttttttttttttctttttttttttaaaaaaaatgtttttaataattattagttattttttcgtttgttttttttttaataaaattcttttcccttttttaattttaatttttttctttttctttttcttttttattttagttttttattttcaaaaaaatggttttttattatttttttttaattttaattgataattttaattttaattacaatTCAATCATAgcagatcatttgatcgatcatgataaatcaataggatcgatagatcatccgatcaatcatggtagatcatccgatcgatcatgataaatcatccgatcaatcatgatagatcaataggatagatagatcatccaatcgataatgatagatcaataagatcgatagattatccgatcaatcatggtagatcgtctgatcgatcataatagattatccgatcaatcatgatagatcaataggatcgatagatcatccgatcaatcatggtagatcatccaatcgatcatgatgaatcaataggatcgatagatcattcgatcaatcatggtagatcatcttaTCGATCAttatagatcaataggatcgatagatcatcagatcaatcgtggtagatcatccgatcgatcatgatagatcattcgatcgatcatgatagatcattcgatcgatcatgatagatcatttgatcgatcatgatagatcaataggatcgatagatcatcagatcaatcatggtagatcatccgatcgatcatgataaatcatctgatcaatcatgatagatcatctgatcgttcatgataaatcatccgatcaatcatgatagatcatccgaccaatcgtgatagatcatccgatcaatcatgacaGATCATCTGaccaatcatggtagatcatccgatcaatcatggtagaccatccgatcgatcatgataaattatctgatcaatcatgatagattaataggatcgatagatattCTGATCAAttatggtagatcatctgatcgatcatgatagatcaacaGGAACGATagataattcgatcgatcttgatcgatcaataggatcgttagatcatccgatcgatcgtgatcgatcaataggattgatagatcattcgatcgatcttgatagtaTTTATCCTATCCAATCGaccgtgatagatcaataggatcaatagataatctgatcgatcaataggatcgttagatcatccgatcgatcgttaTAGTATCAATcctattcgatcgatcgtgattgatcagtaggatcaatagatcatctgatcaatcgtgatcgatccataggatcgatagatcatccaatcaatcgtgatagtatcgatcatattcgatcaatcgtgatagatcatccgatcagtcgtgatcaatcaatatgatcgatagatcatctgatcggatcgatagatcatccgatcgatcgtgatggatcaacataatcgatagaccatccgatcgatcatagtgcattaattagtctaatcaatcgtgatagagttcgatcaatcgtacttgacatagtgaaagtttgatctaacgtgcgattgatcctaataagtactagtccaatcgatcatgacaggatcaaatgatcgatcaaacttgacacaaatgaatgtttgatcaaatatctaattcatcctagtgcatcggtccgatctattgtgacaagaacatccgatcaatcaaacttgacatagtTATAGGTTCGATCTAATGTGTGCTCGATCATGACATgatcataggatcaatagaattATCCAATCGATCCTAGTATATTACTCCGGTcgaaaaaaccatttttttgaaaaaagaaactaaaaatttatttttttaaaaacaacttaaaaaaattaaagaaaaaagaaaaatcagttttctattaaaaatataatttttcagaATTAGTAACGTGGACAATTTTGAatgttactaaattagtaacgtgcaaaatagTAACGTGactaaatatttgaaattgtattgtttttttaaaaaatatattgacataatatttagtaacatgcagaattttgcacgttactaatttagtaacatTCAAAATTGTCCACGTTACTAtgtagtaacgtgcaaaattttgcacgttactaattattaaaaattatattatgtttttaaaaaaatatattgacataatttttAGTAACATGCAGAATTTTATACGTTGCTAAATTAGTAACGTTCAAAATGTTCCACGTTACTACATTAAtaacgtgcaaaattttgcacgttactaattcttaaaaattatattgacataatagttagtaacgtgcaaaagtttgcacgttactatttagtaatGTGTAAacttttacacgttactaaattagtgaCGTGCAAAATTTGCATGTTTACTAAAtactttagtaacgtgcaaatttttagcacgttactaaatttagtaacgtggaaaattttacacgttactaaatactcagttttttgtagtgatagttttgattttgttgagAAGACTGGGACCTTCTTCAGCCTTCGAGTATACACATGTCAGTCTGAATCAAGTCTTAACATAAATGTGATggattttttgaaagtgatGAAACCA
This DNA window, taken from Alnus glutinosa chromosome 5, dhAlnGlut1.1, whole genome shotgun sequence, encodes the following:
- the LOC133867933 gene encoding ABC transporter B family member 19-like, which translates into the protein MAEATEAKTLPEAEKKKEQSLPFYQLFAFADKYDWLLMVSGSLGAIIHGSSMPVFFLLFGEMVNGSGKNQSDLKKMTEEVSKELDKDGNNIAYRGKLFCLVFAYGEKGLGPYYSIISWQFFISLP